Proteins found in one Scomber scombrus chromosome 15, fScoSco1.1, whole genome shotgun sequence genomic segment:
- the LOC133995033 gene encoding long-chain fatty acid transport protein 6 → MITVALSSVLAGLLALLLYQRMTYPFFWVDLIYYFKLRRYGKTLRARMQKGIITYLDCFLQQARKNPNKPFIIYENQKLTYQDVDRRSNQFANAFRTEGSLKQGDIVAVLMCNEPDFMCVWLGLCKLGCEIAFLNVNIKAKTLLHCFHSCGAKTLVVGADMVSLVEEVLPDLKNDNMAVWVVDHSSTSEIINSLLDKVENMSAENLSDLPKVDVMSNFLFIFTSGTTGLSKAARVGHLKAIMSMAFFQMCGATSNDVIYITLPLYHMSASLLGIGGCIHLGATCVLKKKFSASQFWKDCVKYNVTVVQYIGELCRYLVNHPMVPEERAHNVRLAAGSGLRSDVWKEFVKRFGRIKIREGYGLTEASIGFLNYTDEVGPIGRASYFNKLSMPFELLRYDPQTYEPVRTDSGRCLRIQIGEPGILVAPLTAVNQFLGYAGNKVQSEKKLVRDVFKVGDVYFNTGDLLFHDNRDFLYFSDRIGDTFRWKGENVATTEVSEVLGYLDFIQEVNVYGVTVPGYEGRAGMASIVIKQDHKLNGPKLYSHLVKTLPAYAWPRFLRIQTSLDVTETFKQQKMKLVQEGFNPEITQDPLHFLDNSQKDYILLTESLYQDIVSGKITL, encoded by the exons ATGATAACTGTGGCGTTAAGCAGCGTTTTAGCAGGATTGCTGGCACTTCTTCTCTACCAGAGAATGACTTATCCCTTCTTCTGGGTGGATTTGATTTATTACTTCAAACTCCGGAGGTACGGGAAGACGTTGCGGGCTCGTATGCAGAAAGGAATCATCACATACCTCGACTGCTTTCTCCAGCAGGCGAGGAAGAACCCGAACAAACCTTTCATTATCTACGAAAACCAGAAGCTGACATACCAGGATGTGGACAGGAGAAGTAACCAGTTTGCAAACGCGTTCAGGACCGAAGGCTCTCTGAAACAAGGAGACATTGTTGCTGTGTTGATGTGCAACGAACCGgactttatgtgtgtgtggttgggaTTGTGTAAACTGGGATGTGAAATCGCGTTTCTCAACGTCAACATTAAAGCCAAAACTCTGCTTCACTGCTTTCACAGCTGTGGAGCCAAGACGCTTGTTGTTGGCGCAG ATATGGTGAGTTTGGTGGAGGAGGTGCTACCTGACCTGAAGAATGACAACATGGCTGTATGGGTGGTGGATCACTCATCAACCTCTGAGATTATCAACAGTTTACTCGATAAGGTGGAAAACATGTCTGCAGAAAACTTAAGTGACCTTCCTAAGGTTGACGTCATGTCCaacttcctcttcatctttacttcagGCACCACAG GTCTCTCTAAGGCAGCCCGTGTAGGTCATCTTAAAGCCATTATGAGTATGGCCTTCTTTCAAATGTGTGGAGCCACATCTAATGACGTCATCTACATCACTCTTCCTCTTTATCACATGTCTGCTTCGCTGTTAGGGATTGGTGGATGCATACACCTCG gtgcaacATGTGTCTTAAAAAAGAAGTTTTCTGCCAGTCAGTTTTGGAAGGATTGTGTGAAATACAATGTGACTGTGGTGCAGTACATAGGAGAGCTCTGTCGATACCTAGTCAACCATCCCATG gTTCCAGAAGAGAGAGCACACAACGTTCGTCTAGCAGCAGGAAGTGGTCTCAGGTCGGATGTGTGGAAGGAGTTTGTCAAACGCTTTGGCAGAATCAAGATCAGGGAGGGTTATGGCTTGACTGAGGCCAGCATCGGCTTCCTCAACTACACAGATGAAGTGGGACCGATTGGCAGGGCGAGCTACTTCAACAAG CTGTCTATGCCATTTGAGCTCTTGAGATATGACCCACAAACATACGAGCCAGTACGaacagacagtggaagatgctTACGAATACAAATAG GAGAGCCAGGTATTCTGGTAGCTCCTCTGACAGCTGTGAACCAGTTCCTGGGCTATGCTGGAAACAAAGTCCAGTCTGAGAAGAAGCTGGTAAGGGATGTGTTCAAGGTTGGTGACGTCTATTTCAACACTGGAGACCTCTTGTTCCACGACAACAGAGACTTTCTGTATTTCAGTGACCGCATTGGAGACACCTTCAG GTGGAAAGGAGAGAATGTTGCCACTACAGAGGTCTCTGAAGTTTTAGGTTATCTTGATTTCATCCAGGAGGTCAACGTCTATGGAGTCACCGTACCAG GATATGAAGGTCGGGCAGGCATGGCTTCTATCGTCATCAAACAGGATCACAAATTAAATGGCCCAAAACTCTACAGCCATTTAGTAAAAACACTCCCTGCATATGCCTGGCCAAGGTTCCTCAGAATACAG ACCTCTCTGGATGTGACAGAGACATTCAAGCAACAGAAGATGAAGCTGGTCCAGGAGGGGTTTAA